CGGGGATTCCCCAGACGGTCTTTATCGATGCGGGCGGCGTCGTGCAGAGGGTGGATCGGGGCGAGCTGAACCGGGAGGGGCTGAGCGAGGGGCTCCGGAGCATCGGGGTGCCGGGGCTATAGCGGCTCCCCTGGGGCCTACTGAGGCGAGACCCGCGTGTACTCGTTGCCGTCGCGCCGGATGATGAACACGGCGTCGCCGCGCACCGCCTGCGGGGCCTGGGCGAGCCGGCCCGCGACCTGCGCGGCATCGACGCCCGGCATGATCTCGCGCTCGCCGTCGGCGTCCAGCACGCTGATTGTGTAGGTACCCGCCGGCAGATCGCTCGGGAAGGTGTAGTTCAGGTTGACCTGCCGGGTCTGCGACGGGTCGGCCACCACCGCGCCTTCCGGGACCTCCGGCACGCTCGGCTCGGCTGCGGGCGCCGGCTCGGGCGTGGGGGGGGCCGCCGGGACTTCGGAGCTGGTGCCCGGCGCAGGCGCGTTCTGGGTGGGCAGCGTCTGCTCGGGGGCCGTCCCTTCTGGGCTGGGCTGGCCCGGGGCCGGCTGACCTGGAGTCGTTTGGCCGGGAGCGGCGGGGTCTGGAGCAGGCTGAACGGGCTGCGGCGGCACGTAGGGCGGCGGGATCGGCAGCGGCGCAGCGGGCGCCGTGGGGGGCGAATACTTGACGGCGGCGAGCACCAGCTTGACCGGGCTGCCCACCGTCACGCGCTCGAAGGGGGCCGGCTCCTGGGCGAGCACGGTATTGGGCAGGCGGTCGCTCGGCTGCTTGGTCCAGGTCGTGACGACGAGCCCGGCGGCGCGGGCGTGCTCGCGGGCCTGCTCGAAGGTCATGCCGCGCAGGTCGGCGATCCAGGTTTCTTCGCCCCGAATCCCGGTGCTCACGACCACCTGAATCGGCTGCCCGCGCTGGCTCGAAGACCCGGGCGGCGGAATCTGCGCGATGATGCGTCCTTCCGGGGTCTTGCTCGCGGTGCCGTCCACCCGCACAACCTTACCGAGCTTGAGTGCGTTGTCCTTGAGGGGAGCCTGCGCCTGCGCGAGCGTCAGGTCTTCGAGCTTGGGCACGACGAGGGGCTGCGGCTTGTTGACGGTGAGGACCACCAGGCGCCCGATCGGCAGCGCGGTGCCGCCGTCGGGCTCCTGACGGATCACCGCGCCCACCGCCGCGCCGGCGCTCTCGCCGTAGGTGTACTCCACCCGGAAGCCCGCCCGCGTGAGCTGGCCCGCCGCGTTCGCTGCCTCGCTGCCGATCACGCGGGCGACCTCGGCCACCGGGGGGTTGAGGTAGATCTGTGCGGCCTGCGCCCCGAGCCAGCCGGCGCCGGCAAGCAGCAGCAGCCCTGGCACAAAGGTGAGCCACGCGCCCGGCTGCCGCTTGCGCCTGACCCGGCCTCCCCGCAGGGCCCCCAGGATGGGGGCGTTGCGCGCCGCGAGGTCGGGGGCGCTGCGCGGCGCCGTCGGGCGCAGGTAGGCCACGCTCGGCTGCTCCGCGCTCACCACGATGTCGGCGTCTTCGAGCGCGAAGCCGTGGTCGGCGAGTTTGGCGGCCAGGGCTTCGACCGCGTCGATGGTTTCCTGCCGCTTCTTGACGCCGGAAGAGAGCAGTTCGGCGAGCGGGGTGCCGCTCAGGGGCTGCCATACCGCGTAGTAGGCGCCGGGGCGGGCCACCACGTCGCTCAGGCCGGCGGGCGCCACCGCCCGCAGCGCGGTGCGGTAGGCGTGAAAGCTCTGGCGGTCGGCGGGCGTAGCGATGTCAAACCAAGCGACCTGCCGGGGCGTCCCCTGACCCTGGGCCGATTGCACCTCGTAGAGGGTGACGTTGCCCTCACGCGACAGCTCGCGGACCACCGGGTACTTGCCGTCGATGATCTGTGGCGTTCCCGCCTGTTTGGTATCCACCCCGGTCATGCACCGCGCAGCATAGCGCGGGCTCCTCGCGGTTGTGGGGAGTCATGCATGAGGGGGGCGGAGAACCGTTAGCCCACCAGGCCCGCCACCGCGCTCACCGTCACTCCGATAATCACCACGCTGAAGAGGTACGACAGCAGCGCGTGCCCGAGCAGCAATTGGCGCATCTGCGGCGTGTTGAGGTTGGTGTCGCTGACCTGGAAGGTCATCCCGATGGTGAACGCGAGGTAGGCGAAATCCAGGTAAGCCGGGTTGTTGAGGGGCTGCGCCGGGTCAGGGCTGAGAAACACCACGCCCGCGCCGTCCTGATAAAAACGCCGCGCGTAGTGCAGCGTGTATTCGAGCTGCACGAGCACCCACGACAGGGCCACCGTCAGGAAGGCGAGGGCGCTGAGCCGCAGCGCCGCCGCTCCATGCTCCTGCCCCGACTGCCGCAGGGTGAGCAGGGCCGCTCCGAGGCTCACGAGCGCCGCGCCGATCGTCAGGGCCGCCGCCGCCGCGTGGGTCTCGTCCTCGCGCGTGGCGACGGCCTCGGTGCGCTCGGGGGAACTGCCGAGCAGCGGCAGCACCCGCAGCAGGTTGGCGGCACAAAACCCCACCCACGCGGCCAGGCCCCGCGCTTCCCACTCCCAGCTGCGCGGCAGAATCGCCAGCAACGCGGCAGCGACGAGTGCGCCCAGCAGCAGTCGCCAGGCGGCCGGGGGCGCGTGATGCGCGGCGCGTGGAGGGAGCATGGCGACAGCATAAGGGCCGCGCTCTTCCATGGTGGGCAGGACGCGGCGTCCGGGCAAAAGCCCCCACCCGGAGGTGAGGGCTTCAGGTGAGTTGGGAGCTTACTCCGTGCCCGGGCTGGCCGCGCTGCCTCGGCGGCCCCGGCGGCGGCGGCGGCGCTTGGCGTCCTCACCGGGCGCGTCCAGGGTCTGAACCTGGGCCTGAGTCTGCGGTGGGGCGCTGACCGGAGCGGCCGGCGCCGGCGGCCGGGTCTGGGCGCCCGCCGGCGAACGAACCGCGCTGCGGTCGTTGCCGCCGCGAGTGTAGCCGCGTCCTTCGCCCCGGCGCTCGCCCCGGGTGTAGCCGCGTTCGCGCCCGGCGCGCGCGGCACTGCTGCCCTCTTCGGCAGGCATGTGGTCGGTCGTCCAGTCCCCGAAGTACATGCGCTGCACGGTGATGTTCACCGGGCGCAGGTGCTCGTTGCGGGGACGCTCCAGCGTGATCACGCGCTTGGGTCCGCCGCGTCCAGGGGTGGTCGAGCGGTCGACCGGCACGCCGCCGAAGGTGCGGCCCGGCGCACGGCCCCCCTCGGTGCGGCCCCGGTTGGTGGCGCCGTTGCGCGGACGGCCTCCTGCGGGGCTGGGCACCGGGCGCGGCGCGGGCGCGTCGTCGTCGAGCGTGAACTTGGGCTGGGTGACGGGCAGGCTCTTGAGCTTTTCCTGCCGCTCCTGCTCGCGGTCCTCACGGCGGCGGGCACGGACTTTGACATCGGTCATGGACTTCTCCTGCGAGCTGCGGCTCGGGGAACGGGTCTGGCCAGCGCGCTGAGCGTCGGGGAGCTCGATGTGGCCAGGCTGGTACTCGGGATCGCTTGGGTCGGCCAGGGTGAGGTCCGTCTGGCGGGCGAGGGGCTTGACGGCGCTGATGGTGATCTCCACAGGGTCGCCGAGCCGGAAACTCCGCCCCGAACTGCGGCCCTTGAGCATCTGCGCGTCTTCGATATAGATGTAGTAGTCGTCGTCGAGGTGGCTGATATGGAGCTTGCCTTCCACCCCGTTTTCGAGCGCAACGTACAGCCCGCTCGACACCACGCCTGAGACGTTGCCGAAGAAGGACTCGCCGAGGTGTTCCTGCGCCCACTTGCACTGGTAGTACTTCGTGAGGTCGCGCTCGGCCTCGGCGGCGGTGCGCTCGCGTTCGGAGGTGTGCTCGCCCATCGCCGGGAGGCGGCCACTGAACTGCGCGACCTCGCGGCTGCCTGCCTTCCACTCATCCGCCAGCACCTTTCTCAGCGTGCGGTGCACGACGAGGTCGGGGTAGCGCCGGATCGGTGAGGTGAAGTGCAGGTACTCGTCGAAGGCCAGCCCGAAGTGCCCGAGGTTCTCGCCCGCGTACTTGGCCTGCTGCATGCTTCTGAGCAGCAGCGTGTTGACCACGCTCTCGCGCCCGGTGCCGCGCACCTGCTTGAGCACGTCCTGATACGCCTGCGGGGTGGGCTCGCCGCCGGGAAACGCGAAGCCGAGGCGCCCGATCGCTCCCGTGACCTCCTGAAACTTCTGGAGGGTGGGTTCCTCGTGCACGCGGAAGAGCGTGGGAATCTCGCGCTCGAGCAGGAAGCGGGCGACCACCTTGTTGGCGAGCAGCATCAGGTCCTCGATCATGCCGCGCGCCGTTTCCTCGCGGATCGGGATCAGTTCCATGCGCCCGTCTTTGTCCACGTCCACCTTGACCTCGCGCAGCTTGAAGTCGAGGGAGCCCTCGCGCAACCGGCGCTGGCGCAGCTTGGTCGTGATCTTGAGCAGCAGGTGCAGGTCGCCTTCGAGGTGCCGGGCGTGCTCGGGCAGGGTCGCTGCACCCTCGGAGTAGGCCTGCACCTCGTCGTAGGTAAGCCGGGCCTTGGAGTTGATCACGCTGGGGGTGATCTTCACGTCGAGAATCTCGCCCTCGGGCGACAGCTCGATCAGCGCCGTCATCGTGAGGCGGTCCTGGTACGGCACCAGGCTGCACACCCCGTTGCTGAGGTGCTCGGGCAGCATCGGCAGCACCCGCCCCGGCAGGTAGACCGAGGTGGCGCGGGCATACGCCTCGTCGCCGAGCGGGGTGTCTTCCGCGACGTAGTGGCTCACGTCGGCGATATGCACCCCGACCACGAAATTGCCGTCAGGCACGGGCTGGATATGAATCGCGTCGTCGAAGTCCTTGGCGTCGCGTCCATCAACCGTGAAGATGTTGAACTCGCGCAGGTCGAGCCGCCCGATAAGCGCTTCTTCCGGGATCTCCACCGGAATGGCGTTCGCCTGTTCGAGCACCTCGTCCGGGAATTCACCGCGCAGGCCGTACTTGACGATCACCGCTTCGGTCTCGGTTTCGGGGTCGTCCTCGGCGCCGAGCACCCGAACGACCTGGCCGAACACCTCGTCCTCCCCGGTGTTCTCGGGCCAGTACAGCTCGCTCACGACGCGGGCGCCGGCCTCCAGCTCACCCAGGCCCTCGGGCAGCAGCAGGATGCGGTGCCGGGCGCGGTGGTCGTCGGGCTTCAGGATCGGGTGACCGTGGCTGAATTCGAGCGTGCCGACGAGCTGCTTGTACGCCCGCTGCACGATCCGGACCACCGTGGCGCGCGGGTTGCCGTCGCCGCGTTGGCCGCGCCGGCCCCCCTTGCCCTCGCGCCCGTCGCCTCGCCCGTCCATCCGCACGAGCACGATGTCGCCGTTCCAGGCTTCCATCGTCTTGTCGGGCGAGACATAGTAGTCTTCGCCGCCCGAGTCGGGCACCACGAAGCCAAAACCCGCCGCTGACGCCTGGAACCGTCCTCGCACCAGACTCATCGCCTCAGGCAGACCGTAGGTCTTCTTGCGGGTGCGCACGACCTGCCCCAACCCCACGAGGTCCTCGAGCAGGTCGGTCATGTGGCGCCAGCCGCCGAGCCGGTCGAGCGCCTGGCGGGTGAAGGTCCGCTCCAGATCGCGCACATGCACCGGGCGACCCAGTTTGCGCAGCTGCCCGATCACGAGTGCGGCTTCGGTGCTCAGGCCGGACTCCTCGTCTCCGGATTCCTCGGGTTCGGGCGCAGCGGCGAGGCTGGCCGCGTCCCCGGTTCCAGCGGCCTCGCGCCCGGCCGGACTGGCCTGGCGGTTGCGGCGGCCTGCGCGGGGCTGAGGCGTCACCGGCGGCGCGTCCTCGTCCTCATCGGCCTCCAGCACGGCGGGGGAATCGACGGGCGGCTCCTTGGCCGTGTGCGAGATGACGAGGGCCGTGGCGTGGGCCAGCGCCGCTTCCAGGGGAGCAGCTTCCCCCTCCTCGGCGGCCCCACCGACCTCAACGGCCTCGACGCCCTCGAGCACATCACTCAGCGGCGCGGCCTGCGCCTTACGGGAGCCCGCCCGCCGCCCGGTTCTGGCCGGTTTCGGCACTTCGAGGATCAGGGGCTGCGCTTCCTCGGTCTGGGGGGCTGTGTCCTCCTGGGACCGTGTGGGCTGAAGCCTGGGCTGGCGTCCCCGCCGGCGTGGGGTGGGGACGGGTTCTTCCGCGGCCGGCCCCCCTGCTGACTCCTCCGTCGGGGCCTCTGCTGCAGGGGCCGCCGGGCGAAGTGCCCGAGGCTTGCGGCCCCGTTTGACGGGCGCCGACCCTTCGGCGGGCAGGACGGGCACAGGCGCCTCATGGCCTCCCGCGCCAGTTTCTGTGGTTCCGCCCAGGGGCGCTTCCTCAGGCTGTTCTTCGGCCGACGTGGGCATGGGAGCTGCCGCCATCTGGGATTGGCGGCCCCGTCGGGGCTGTGGGGCGGGCAACGCCTCGGCTTCGGCTGACGGGCCGGCAGCTTTGGGCTTGCGCCCCCGTTTAGCGGGTGCAGGGGCACCAACGGGTGCGGGAGCGCTCTCGGTCACCGGCGCCTGGATGGCCAGCGCGGCTCCGCTCTCTTCGTGGGTCTGGGCTGCCACCCGGCGGCCCTTTGTGGGTGCGGCCTCGGCCGCGCTCGGGGCGGAGGTCTTCCGCCGACTCTTTTTCTCGGGCTGAACCTGGGCGTCCGGGGAACTGCTCGTCGGCAGCTCGGGCGCAAGGTCCTTCTTGCTCTTTTTTGGCATTTATGCACCTGATCGCAAAGGGGAGGTGCCCGTAAGGCGCGGTCTCAGACGTTGAGCCAGGGCGGGATGCCGGGCCGGGCCGGGGGGGACGGCGTGAGGCGGCCCTCTGTTCCACGGTGCCGCGCCGCCAGCCCCATTGGCTCCCCTGCACTTCACCGCTCTTCTCACTGGTTCAACTTGGATGCCTTTCCTCGGGATAAACGGAAAGGAGAAGGCCTGCGGCTCCGCTCACGGGAACGTGGGTTGCTTCACTCGGCTCTGACCCGGCGCCACTTTGCCCACCGCCCTCAGAGGCCTTTGGTGGGAGCGCTGGCCAGAACTCCGGCAGCACCCGCAGCTTAGCATGCGCGGCCTGACGGCTGTCTTTAGGCATCCTGGCTCAGTTCTGCCTGCGGCACACTGCGCTCAGGCCCTGGCCTGGGCAGCGTCATCTGTCCGGTCAGGGGCGCGTGGTCACTCAGGCGCACGCTGCGGTCTACGCGCACCCCGGAGACCTCGACTCCGCTCGCGAGCAGGTAGTCGATGCGCCAGCCGACATTCCGGTCGAAGGCGCCCGCGCGGTGACTCCACCAGGTGTATTCCGCCTCGTCTCCCAGGCAGTCGCGGTGGCAGTCGCGCAGCCCCGAGGCGAGGTGCGTGGTCATCCACTGTCGCTCGTGGGGGAGGAAGCCGCTGCTTTTCTGGTTGCTCCGCCAGTTTTTGAGGTCAATCTCCCGGTGCGCGACGTTGTAGTCTCCCCCGATCACGACCGGCGTGCCCTCGGCGAGCAGGGCCGAGACCCAGGCCTGATAGTCGCTCAAAACGCGGTCTTTGAAGCCCTGACGGACCTCGCCGGAGCTGCCGCTCGGCAGGTAGACGCTCACGAAACGTACGCCGGCCACCACCGCACTCAGCACCCGGCCCTCGGCGTCCATCTCGGCGTGGGGCATTCCGACGCGCACGTCCGAGAGCGGCAGGCGCGAGAAGATCGCCACCCCGCTGTAGCCGGCCTTCTGCGCCGGGAACCAGGCCGACGCGTAGCCGGGCAGGGCCTCCGGCATCGGCGCGGCGCGGACCTCTTGCAAAAGCAGCACGTCGGGCGCTTCACGGGCGACCCACTCGGCCAGCCCCTTGCGCAGGGCGCCCCGCAGTCCATTGGCGTTCAAGGTGGTGACTTTGAGGCGGTGGGCAGCGGTGGGGGAGACGAGCATCGGGCAGGCAGGATAACGTGCAGCCCTCCATTGCTGCTCAGCGGCCCAGTTCCTCCTGAGCCGAGCGGGAGCGGGTGAGGCTCAATCCCCCTTCATACGTCTGGGGAGCCTGTGCGGGGAGCAGGGGGTAAGCTGCACGCACCATGACCGAGATCAAGTTCATGACTGAAGCGGACGGACGGGAATTTCAGATGGCTCACCCGAAGGCGGCCCGTGTGATTCGAGACATCGAGGTCTGGGCCAATCGCAACGAGTTTGACACCGTCACGTTCTGGCGAGATCCCGAAGACGAGCACAAGCTCTGGGTTCAGCTTGGCGAGGAGCGCCTGAACTACTGGATTCACGACTCGACCTTCACCGAAGGCAAGCACGAGACGGTCGAGATGCAGATGGACTACGCCCGGGGCGCCCAGCGCCGCAGCGCTGCGGGCTTTGGCAAATTCGACAAATAAAATAGGTGTCTGCCCGGGGAGGGTCAGGGGGAGTGACCTCCTGGCCCTCTCTGACGAACCCACGCGGCGAGTCGCGGGGGCACGGTGCCGTGTGGACCGTCACGCGCAGGCCGTCACTGTGAAGCGAGGCCTGGGGGACCCGAACGCGGGTCAAAGAGGGCTCCCCGGATGACCCAGGCCTCTGCGGAATCAGGCCTGGGCGCCGCCGGGCATGATCGTTCCGGGGGTGACGCCCAGCCGCCGCAACGCTTCGTCCCAGCGTTCGGCCGCGTCCACGTCCCAGAGCAGTTCGGGGCTGTCTTGTTCCACCCACACCCAGCTGCCTTCACGCGCCTCCTCGGTGAGCTGCCCGCTTCCCCAGCCGCAGTAGCCGAGCAGCAGCATGTAGCGCTGTCCGCTCCGGGCGACGGCCTGGAGGACCTCGAGGCTGCTCGTGACGTGCAGCTCCTCGCAGAGCTTGACCTCCCCCTCCAGTCCCACGGCGTGCGGGTAAAGGCACCAGCCGAGCGCCGGGTCCACCGGGCCGCCCAGCCAGGTCGTCTCCTCCTGCCCCGGCAGGTCGCTGAGCAGTTCCGAGACGCTCTGGCCGGTGGGCAGATTGACAATCAGCCCCATCGCCCCCTGGACATCGTGTTCGAGCAGCAGCACCACGGCCCCCTCGAACAAGCTGCCTTGCAGGTGGGGGCTGGCGACCAGAAAGGTGAGAGGCCCACTCATCGCCCGCAGGATAGCGGAGGGCAGGGGAGGCAAGCGCGCCCGGTCGCTCCGTAAGCGGCGCCTAAAGACACCAAAAACAGGCGACCGGAGCTTTCGCCCCGGCGCCCGTTGGTCTGATCGGTGTTCGGTTTGAAGCCCCGTGGTGCGCTCAGGCCCGCGCGCCGTCGCCCCGGCGGGTGGTCCGCCGCTTGGCTGGCGCCTTGACCGGGACCTCGGTGCCCGTTTCCCCACGCGGCGTCTCCAGGGCCGCGAGGCCACCGACGAGCGCCACGTCGAGCACCTGATCCACCGTTTCGCAGGGGTGGAAGCGCATCGAGGCGCGCAGGTGCAGCGGAATGTCATTGATGTCGGGCTCGTTCTGCTTGGGCAGGATGATGTGCTTGATGCCCGCCCGCCGCGCGCCGAGCACCTTTTCCTTCAGCCCGCCGATCGGGAGGTAACGCCCGGTCAGCGTCATCTCGCCGGTCATCGCCACGTCGTGCCGCGCGGGAATACCGCTCAGCGCCGA
The sequence above is a segment of the Deinococcus reticulitermitis genome. Coding sequences within it:
- a CDS encoding DUF1345 domain-containing protein, with translation MLPPRAAHHAPPAAWRLLLGALVAAALLAILPRSWEWEARGLAAWVGFCAANLLRVLPLLGSSPERTEAVATREDETHAAAAALTIGAALVSLGAALLTLRQSGQEHGAAALRLSALAFLTVALSWVLVQLEYTLHYARRFYQDGAGVVFLSPDPAQPLNNPAYLDFAYLAFTIGMTFQVSDTNLNTPQMRQLLLGHALLSYLFSVVIIGVTVSAVAGLVG
- the rnr gene encoding ribonuclease R, whose product is MPKKSKKDLAPELPTSSSPDAQVQPEKKSRRKTSAPSAAEAAPTKGRRVAAQTHEESGAALAIQAPVTESAPAPVGAPAPAKRGRKPKAAGPSAEAEALPAPQPRRGRQSQMAAAPMPTSAEEQPEEAPLGGTTETGAGGHEAPVPVLPAEGSAPVKRGRKPRALRPAAPAAEAPTEESAGGPAAEEPVPTPRRRGRQPRLQPTRSQEDTAPQTEEAQPLILEVPKPARTGRRAGSRKAQAAPLSDVLEGVEAVEVGGAAEEGEAAPLEAALAHATALVISHTAKEPPVDSPAVLEADEDEDAPPVTPQPRAGRRNRQASPAGREAAGTGDAASLAAAPEPEESGDEESGLSTEAALVIGQLRKLGRPVHVRDLERTFTRQALDRLGGWRHMTDLLEDLVGLGQVVRTRKKTYGLPEAMSLVRGRFQASAAGFGFVVPDSGGEDYYVSPDKTMEAWNGDIVLVRMDGRGDGREGKGGRRGQRGDGNPRATVVRIVQRAYKQLVGTLEFSHGHPILKPDDHRARHRILLLPEGLGELEAGARVVSELYWPENTGEDEVFGQVVRVLGAEDDPETETEAVIVKYGLRGEFPDEVLEQANAIPVEIPEEALIGRLDLREFNIFTVDGRDAKDFDDAIHIQPVPDGNFVVGVHIADVSHYVAEDTPLGDEAYARATSVYLPGRVLPMLPEHLSNGVCSLVPYQDRLTMTALIELSPEGEILDVKITPSVINSKARLTYDEVQAYSEGAATLPEHARHLEGDLHLLLKITTKLRQRRLREGSLDFKLREVKVDVDKDGRMELIPIREETARGMIEDLMLLANKVVARFLLEREIPTLFRVHEEPTLQKFQEVTGAIGRLGFAFPGGEPTPQAYQDVLKQVRGTGRESVVNTLLLRSMQQAKYAGENLGHFGLAFDEYLHFTSPIRRYPDLVVHRTLRKVLADEWKAGSREVAQFSGRLPAMGEHTSERERTAAEAERDLTKYYQCKWAQEHLGESFFGNVSGVVSSGLYVALENGVEGKLHISHLDDDYYIYIEDAQMLKGRSSGRSFRLGDPVEITISAVKPLARQTDLTLADPSDPEYQPGHIELPDAQRAGQTRSPSRSSQEKSMTDVKVRARRREDREQERQEKLKSLPVTQPKFTLDDDAPAPRPVPSPAGGRPRNGATNRGRTEGGRAPGRTFGGVPVDRSTTPGRGGPKRVITLERPRNEHLRPVNITVQRMYFGDWTTDHMPAEEGSSAARAGRERGYTRGERRGEGRGYTRGGNDRSAVRSPAGAQTRPPAPAAPVSAPPQTQAQVQTLDAPGEDAKRRRRRRGRRGSAASPGTE
- a CDS encoding YqgE/AlgH family protein, coding for MSGPLTFLVASPHLQGSLFEGAVVLLLEHDVQGAMGLIVNLPTGQSVSELLSDLPGQEETTWLGGPVDPALGWCLYPHAVGLEGEVKLCEELHVTSSLEVLQAVARSGQRYMLLLGYCGWGSGQLTEEAREGSWVWVEQDSPELLWDVDAAERWDEALRRLGVTPGTIMPGGAQA
- a CDS encoding PASTA domain-containing protein; protein product: MTGVDTKQAGTPQIIDGKYPVVRELSREGNVTLYEVQSAQGQGTPRQVAWFDIATPADRQSFHAYRTALRAVAPAGLSDVVARPGAYYAVWQPLSGTPLAELLSSGVKKRQETIDAVEALAAKLADHGFALEDADIVVSAEQPSVAYLRPTAPRSAPDLAARNAPILGALRGGRVRRKRQPGAWLTFVPGLLLLAGAGWLGAQAAQIYLNPPVAEVARVIGSEAANAAGQLTRAGFRVEYTYGESAGAAVGAVIRQEPDGGTALPIGRLVVLTVNKPQPLVVPKLEDLTLAQAQAPLKDNALKLGKVVRVDGTASKTPEGRIIAQIPPPGSSSQRGQPIQVVVSTGIRGEETWIADLRGMTFEQAREHARAAGLVVTTWTKQPSDRLPNTVLAQEPAPFERVTVGSPVKLVLAAVKYSPPTAPAAPLPIPPPYVPPQPVQPAPDPAAPGQTTPGQPAPGQPSPEGTAPEQTLPTQNAPAPGTSSEVPAAPPTPEPAPAAEPSVPEVPEGAVVADPSQTRQVNLNYTFPSDLPAGTYTISVLDADGEREIMPGVDAAQVAGRLAQAPQAVRGDAVFIIRRDGNEYTRVSPQ
- a CDS encoding exodeoxyribonuclease III, which codes for MLVSPTAAHRLKVTTLNANGLRGALRKGLAEWVAREAPDVLLLQEVRAAPMPEALPGYASAWFPAQKAGYSGVAIFSRLPLSDVRVGMPHAEMDAEGRVLSAVVAGVRFVSVYLPSGSSGEVRQGFKDRVLSDYQAWVSALLAEGTPVVIGGDYNVAHREIDLKNWRSNQKSSGFLPHERQWMTTHLASGLRDCHRDCLGDEAEYTWWSHRAGAFDRNVGWRIDYLLASGVEVSGVRVDRSVRLSDHAPLTGQMTLPRPGPERSVPQAELSQDA